A genomic window from Montipora capricornis isolate CH-2021 chromosome 8, ASM3666992v2, whole genome shotgun sequence includes:
- the LOC138059317 gene encoding BTB/POZ domain-containing protein 6-like, whose translation MKKPEMNIAKAGEPWQPLGKTIGERCAFALNNDLLSDVKFVAGVEPNGESPRIISAHKFVLSISSPVFLAMFYGKMAETSDLIHLPDSDYESLLEFFRFLYSDEVKLSGDNVMQLLYLANKYMVPSLTEKCAEYLQNNLDQTNVLSILPQAQTFEEEELVELCWEQVEKNTDYIVNSEEFIELDRCLVETIVNRDALCVKEIELFKAVDQWATREGERRGLQLNTGGNVKRRILGDEIVKSIRFPLMSQKDFLSYVPDSNILTSDEIIDLMKHFNGVAVQTPLPFPQNPRKGTIRDSPKHRRLGTYIPPSVDWFKHYTG comes from the coding sequence ATGAAGAAACCAGAAATGAACATTGCTAAAGCAGGAGAACCATGGCAGCCTCTCGGCAAAACTATCGGGGAAAGATGCGCCTTTGCACTGAATAACGACCTTCTCAGTGATGTGAAGTTCGTCGCCGGCGTGGAGCCAAACGGAGAAAGTCCCAGAATTATTTCAGCTCACAAGTTTGTGCTTTCGATTAGTAGTCCGGTATTTCTTGCTATGTTTTACGGCAAGATGGCAGAGACTTCAGATCTCATTCATTTGCCCGACAGCGATTATGAAAGTTTGTTGGAGTTCTTCCGCTTTTTGTACAGCGATGAGGTCAAATTGAGCGGAGACAATGTCATGCAACTACTTTATTTAGCAAACAAATACATGGTTCCTTCTCTGACGGAAAAGTGCGCCGAGTATCTACAAAACAACCTGGACCAAACAAACGTGCTCTCCATTCTGCCTCAAGCTCAGACATTCGAGGAGGAAGAACTTGTAGAACTTTGCTGGGAACAAGTTGAGAAGAACACGGACTATATTGTGAACTCAGAAGAATTCATTGAGCTCGACAGGTGTTTAGTAGAGACAATTGTCAACAGAGACGCTCTGTGTGTCAAGGAGATAGAATTATTTAAAGCTGTCGATCAATGGGCTACACGCGAGGGCGAACGACGAGGTTTGCAGCTTAACACCGGCGGAAATGTTAAAAGACGAATTCTCGGAGATGAAATTGTGAAGTCTATACGCTTTCCCCTGATGTCACAAAAGGATTTTTTGTCATATGTTCCGGATAGCAACATTCTGACATCAGACGAAATAATTGACTTGATGAAACACTTCAATGGAGTCGCTGTACAAACTCCTCTGCCTTTTCCACAGAATCCAAGGAAAGGGACAATCAGGGACTCACCAAAACATCGCAGACTGGGAACTTACATACCTCCTTCGGTCGATTGGTTTAAGCATTATACTGGGTAA
- the LOC138060586 gene encoding uncharacterized protein yields the protein MSCKGICSFLSQIAVQSIAITLLLTAMFQGSGGCRKLIFQPPMDGRYLDGHVNKSYVIGSTSDCDLKCYLDADCVSTNIRNLADSGKYLCELSDSDHQLHPGDLKIREGSTYRATKNFCVNNRCSSNGRCQTGFTDQGYRCECSLGFTGEYCSTRITGHDPAQPGESCKHILDSGFSVGDGEYWIDPGNLGNPFKVFCDMTTDGGGWLLVVNIVTNTTALVGSLVDETTYHGISNYGNNMLSITKSALKELKKQLAFTQLRFHCSKKLGRTFHVTTTSNSTGEDVVRYFSDLTDVLPASCGSFHKMSDDDSYLSVRCNKWGNDGSHYVGKWGHHKKTGEDRLRDHAAFVAQKFHWFLSTSTQLCDDKTGEIPLSTGDFWRVYVR from the exons ATGAGTTGTAAAGGAATTTGCTCCTTCCTCAGTCAAATTGCAGTACAAAGTATAGCTATTACCCTACTTTTAACAGCAATGTTTCAGGGAAGCG GTGGTTGTCGCAAGCTGATTTTTCAGCCACCAATGGATGGTCGTTATCTGGATGGTCACGTGAACAAGAGCTACGTCATAGGATCGACATCTGATTGCGATCTGAAATGCTACCTGGATGCCGACTGTGTATCCACTAATATTAGAAATTTGGCCGACAGTGGAAAATACCTTTGCGAACTAAGTGATTCAGACCATCAGTTGCATCCTGGAGATCTCAAAATTCGAGAAGGTTCCACTTATAGAGCAACGAAG aACTTTTGCGTCAACAATCGATGTTCTTCCAATGGCCGCTGTCAAACAGGATTCACTGATCAAGGATATCGCTGCGAGTGCTCTCTCGGTTTTACCGGAGAATATTGCAGCACGA GGATCACAGGTCATGATCCAGCACAACCTGGGGAATCGTGTAAACATATTTTGGACAGCGGATTCTCTGTAGGGGACGGGGAGTACTGGATCGATCCTGGAAACCTTGGAAATCCCTTCAAAGTATTCTGCGACATGACTACGGATGGAG GAGGCTGGCTTCTTGTTGTTAACATTGTGACGAATACCACTGCTTTGGTTGGTTCCTTGGTGGATGAAACAACATACCACGGAATAAGTAACTACGGGAATAACATGTTGTCGATTACAAAAAGCGCTTTGAAGGAACTCAAAAAACAACTAGCTTTTACGCAACTCAGATTCCACTGCAGCAAGAAACTTGGACGTACGTTCCACGTGACTACAACCTCAAACAGTACTGGAGAAGATGTAGTGCGATACTTTAGCGACCTGACGGATGTCCTCCCTGCCTCTTGTGGGTCTTTTCACAAAATGAGCGACGATGATTCTTATTTGTCTGTGAGATGCAATAAGTGGGGAAACGATGGCTCGCATTATGTCGGAAAATGGGGACACCATAAGAAAACAGGAGAGGATAGACTGCGCGATCACGCGGCATTTGTTGCTCAAAAATTTCACTGGTTCTTGTCGACTTCCACCCAGTTGTGCGATGATAAAACAGGTGAAATTCCTCTTTCAACAGGAGATTTTTGGAGAGTTTATGTGCGATAA